The nucleotide sequence CAATTCCAAGAGAGATGGGATTTTTATTACCTATAATTGCACATTCAATCTCTTTCCCCTCCTTGTAATTATCTGTGACATACTCCTCAACAATCACTCTCTCACTGTATTTAAATGCCTCTTCTATGAACTTTCCAATTTCCTCTTTATTCTCAACTATGTTTACTCCAACACTTGATCCAAGTCTTGATGGTTTAACTACGCAAGGATAACCTATCTCCTTCTCTATTCTTTTTACATCAACCTCATTTTTATAAAAAGAAATGAACTTCGGAGTTTTTATTCCAAGTCCTTTAAGTATAAATTTTGTTTTCTCCTTGTCCATGGCAATGGAGGATGCATAAAAATCTGATCCTGTATAAGGAACATCATATATCTCTAAAAGTCCCTGAATACTTCCATCTTCGCCATTTGGTCCATGAAGGGCAATAAATACAATATCAAAACCATAACTTAATATTTCATCTATTCCCTTCTTCCTATCGTCAAGGAGCCACTCTCCCTTTTCATTTATGTATATTCTATGCTTATCAAATTTTTCCTCTGAGAGGGAGGAAAAGATTGCCTTTCCTGATTCTATTGAAACGAGGTGCTCTGGAGATTTCCCTCCATAGAGCACCCCAACCTTTATTCTTTTCATTTAAAACTCAGTCTTTCCTGTAAAGTTGAACTCTTTAACTCTGATACATGGAACAACAGAGACATGTATCATTCCCTTCTGTTTTTTCCTATTTTTTGAAATCTCAACTACTCCATTTAACATCTCAATCATGTTCTGGGTAAATCTCATGTTCTTTACAGGATAGGATATCTTTCCATTCTCAATCATGAATGTTCCATCTCTCGTCATTCCAGTGATTATAACTCTCTTTGGATCCAGTGGATTGGTGTAGTGGAATCTGGATATAAGAATACCTTTCTTTACATTCTTTATCATATCAGATAGACTGCTTGTTCCCTCCTTCATAAAAATGTTTAATGGAAGTGGACCAAAAGAGGATGGCTGTGGAAGAGCGTGTCCTGTGGATTTAGTGTGATACTTAAATGCATGATATGAATCATAGACTATTCCCCTTGCCACACCATTTTCAATGAGCATCACCTTTTTCTTTGGAACTCCCTCAAAGTCAAAAGGAATAGGTGCTCCTTCAGGATTGAGTCCATCATCCCATATGGTAATGTTTTCTCCCATTATCTTTTCACCAATTTTCCCACTAAGGAAACTGGTTCCCTGATGGAATTGTTTTGCTCCAAATCCAAGATATGAAAGAAAGGATATTACATCTTCAACAGCATACTCTGTTAAGATAACTTCATACTTCCCCGGTTCAATGTCCTTTGGATTTTTTGCCATAAGAGTTCTCTCTATGGCTTCATCGGCAAGGGATTCTTCATCAATTTCAGAGAATTTCATTGAGAATCTATCAGCATAACCAGATGAATTCTCTCCCATAATGACTGTTGTAAAGAAGAAGGAGGTGTAGGGTTGGTATTTTTCAATACCTCTTGAGTTTACCACTGCGTACTCATCTATATCAAAGGAAAATGCCCCTGATGCAATAAGGTTTTTTCTCTCAGCCCTTTTTATAACATTGACAACCTTCTCTGCCATATCTTCTGGTCTAACATTTAAATTTTCTTCAAAGAATGTCTTTATCTCTTTTCCCTTCTCTGGTTCAGGCAGTTTCACAAAATCTGGGTCCTCTTTTGTAACTTTAGCAATTTTCTCTGCATCAAGAACTGCCTTCTTTATCCCCTCTTTTGAGAGGTCGTTTGTTTGAGAAAAGCCGATTTTCTTTCCAATAACTACCCTTACTCTTATCTCTGAGTTGCTCTCCTTAACGTTCTGATGAATGGTGGAGTTTGCGTATCTTGTAAGAATTGACTCCTTTCCGAGAAACAGGAGTTCTACTTCATCTGCGTTGCTTATTGATAGACCTTCCTTTAATGAATTTATAACTTCCTCTCTACCTCTCATTTCATCACCCCTACTCTTACATTTCTAAATCTTGCCGGGGATGTTCCATGAGAAACATGCATGGTTTGGACTGGCTCTCCCTTTCCGCAGTTGGGAACACCCCACACATTCCAGTAATCCCTGTTTGCAATTCCATCACAACTCCTCCAGAATTCATAAGTTATGCCTGTGTATGTTGGATTCTTTATCATATCTCCAAGCTCTCCATTTCTTATCTCCCATCCAATTTCAGTTCCAAACTGGAAGTTCAACCTCTTATCGTCTATTGACCAGCTTTTGTTTGTTTCAACATATATACCCTTGTCAACTCCCTTTATTAACTCTTCAAGGGTCATATCACCTGGTTCAAGGTTTATGGATGTCATTCTTATAATGGGAATTCTGTTCCAACTCTCTGCCCTCATAGCCCCCATTGGTTTCTGCCCAACCTTATGGGCAGTTTCTCTTGAAGTTAGGTAACCAACAAAGATTCCATCCTTTACAAGATAGACCCTTTGTCCTTTTACTCCTTCGTCATCGTATGCAAAACCACCTAAGGCTTCAGGAATTGTTGCATCTGCTGTTATATTTACAATTTTTGATCCATATCTGAAGTTTCCAAGCTTATCAGGTGTAAGAAAAGATGTTCCAGCATAGGAAGCTTCCATTCCAAGAACTCTATCAAGTTCTGCGGGATGCCCTAAGGATTCATGTACCTGAAGAGCCATCTGGGAACCCCCAATAACAATGTCCATAACTCCAGATGGACAAGGTTTTGCCGAGAGCAAAGCAACAGATTCTTTGGCAACTCTCTCTGCATTTTCAATTAATTTAAGACTCTCTATAAACTCCCATCCAGCTCTTTTGAAATCTCCTCCAAAGGAATTTGGATAACTTCTTTTCTGAACCTCTCCATCACTGCTTATAGCAAAGGAGACTATTCCTGCGCCTGATTCAATTCTATCCTGAACAATAAATGCACCTTCTGTGGATGCGTATGTTTTTCTTTCCTTCATAAAGTACATTGAGCCTCTCCTAATTTTAACCCCATTTACTCCTGCCATTATTTTATCAGCTTCAAGAAGCACAGATAATTTTTTATCAAGTGGAATCTCAAATGGATCTATCTTTGCATTGTGAGGCACCTCATCCTGATATATTTCCACAGGAGAGAGAACTACATCCTCTTTCTTTGCAAGGGAGGAAGCCTTTGCAATACTTATTGCCTCTGAAAGCACCTTCTCCATTTCATATTTATCAACCTTAGAGGAAGAGGAGAATCCCCAGCTTCCATTCATCAAAACCCTTATACCGAATCCTACGCTCCTGTATCTTCCAACTTCAGATACTCCCCCATTCTCTGTTTCAATAGACTCCACCTCATTTTCTATAATCCTTATGTCGGCAAATTGAACCCCCTTTCTCTTTGCCTCATCCATCAACCACAAAGCCAATTCTTTCATTTTACCTCCTAAATTGTTATGCTTAACAATCTTTTAATCCTCTCTTCAATAGGAGGATGTGTTGCAAAATACCTCTGTCCAGGGAATGGACTGGAGATGAATAGATGTGCTGTTGCCTCAGATGCTCTTTTCATCGGTTTCTGATAGGATGCTATCTTCTTTAGAGCAGAGGCAAGTCCATATGGATCCCTTACGATGTAGGCACCTGTTGCATCTGCAAGAAACTCCCTCTGTCTTGATATTGCTGCCCTTATGAGAGCTACAAGAATTGGAGATAGAATTGCAAGAATGATACCTATAAGCAGCAAAATACTTCCTGCTTCATTATCCCTTTCCCTTCTTCTCTCTCCACCAAACCACATTCCCCTCAATATTAAATCCCTGAGTATTATAATTAATCCTGCCACTATTCCCACAACTGTCATGAGTAGTATATCGTAGTTTCTTATATGAGCCATCTCATGGGCAATCACTCCCTGAAGTTCCTCTCTGTTCATCATGGATAGAAGTCCTGTTGTTACACAAATTGATGCACTTTCAGGATTTTTTCCTGTAGCAAACGCATTTGGTTGGGGTTCATCCATTATATAAACTTTAGGTTTTGGGATACCTGCGGCAATGGCAACTTCCTCGACAACATTGTGCAATACATAGAATCTTTCAGGATCTGCAGGCACTGCACCCACAGATGCAAGGGCAATTTTATCAGAGTTGTTGTAAACCACTATGTTGTAGATAATTATGAACATTCCAAGAAGCACAAAACCTGTAATTCCCCATTTAAAAAGGTACACAAGGATATAACCTACAGCGAAGAGAATTAATGAGAAAATAATAAGAAAAATGTAGGTCTTTCTTATATTCTCACTTCTTAACTCGTAGAGAGTCTTCTTCATCCTTTAGAATTCTACTCTTACAGCTCCTCTCTCCTCCTCAGGAACAGGATAGTATTCTTCTGGGGTAAGACCCATCATCTTTGCAACAAATGCTGCTGGAATTTTCTGCTGTGCCATGTTGAACCTCATCACAATATCGTTGTAAAACTGTCTTGCAAAAGCTATCTTGTTCTCTGTGTTTGTCAATTCCTCCTGAAGTTTTAAGAAACTTTCATTAGCCTTTAATTCTGGGTAATTCTCAGCCACTGCAAATAGTGTCTTAAGTGTTTGGGTTAACTGGTTGTTTGCCTCACCAACATCCCTTATTGATTTCGCACTCATAGCCCTTGATCTTAACTCTGTAACTTTCTCAAAGAGTTCTCTTTCATGCTTTGCATATCCCTTTACAGTTTCAACAAGGTTTGGAATTAAATCGTATCTTCTCTTCAACTGAACATCAATCTGTGCCCATGCGTTCTTTACCCTGTTTCTCAAGGTGATGAACATATTGTAAGTACCAATAAACCAGAGAGCTATAACTATAATTACTCCCAGGATAATCCATCCAACCATTCTAACCTCCTTTATTATTTTCTTTTTTTAATTATAACCTTTTTCTTTAAAAGAGTGTAGGAGATAAGGAGAAAGATAGCAAACATTGTGAGGGATATAGCAAAGGTTATCACACCATCCCTTACACTCGTTATGTTCTCTATCTCATCTCTAAAAAAGGAAATTGAAA is from Caldisericia bacterium and encodes:
- a CDS encoding LemA family protein codes for the protein MVGWIILGVIIVIALWFIGTYNMFITLRNRVKNAWAQIDVQLKRRYDLIPNLVETVKGYAKHERELFEKVTELRSRAMSAKSIRDVGEANNQLTQTLKTLFAVAENYPELKANESFLKLQEELTNTENKIAFARQFYNDIVMRFNMAQQKIPAAFVAKMMGLTPEEYYPVPEEERGAVRVEF
- a CDS encoding D-alanine--D-alanine ligase — its product is MKRIKVGVLYGGKSPEHLVSIESGKAIFSSLSEEKFDKHRIYINEKGEWLLDDRKKGIDEILSYGFDIVFIALHGPNGEDGSIQGLLEIYDVPYTGSDFYASSIAMDKEKTKFILKGLGIKTPKFISFYKNEVDVKRIEKEIGYPCVVKPSRLGSSVGVNIVENKEEIGKFIEEAFKYSERVIVEEYVTDNYKEGKEIECAIIGNKNPISLGIAEILPKRKFYDYTAKYTEGLTEFFIPARLDEETYKRAEEIAVKVYKVVGCKGFARVDMFTRGKEIFVNEVNTIPGFTKVSMFPAIAEKKGISFKELVEKIIDLGIEEYREKKRIFKNTIEFIREKKSNKII
- a CDS encoding TldD/PmbA family protein; protein product: MKELALWLMDEAKRKGVQFADIRIIENEVESIETENGGVSEVGRYRSVGFGIRVLMNGSWGFSSSSKVDKYEMEKVLSEAISIAKASSLAKKEDVVLSPVEIYQDEVPHNAKIDPFEIPLDKKLSVLLEADKIMAGVNGVKIRRGSMYFMKERKTYASTEGAFIVQDRIESGAGIVSFAISSDGEVQKRSYPNSFGGDFKRAGWEFIESLKLIENAERVAKESVALLSAKPCPSGVMDIVIGGSQMALQVHESLGHPAELDRVLGMEASYAGTSFLTPDKLGNFRYGSKIVNITADATIPEALGGFAYDDEGVKGQRVYLVKDGIFVGYLTSRETAHKVGQKPMGAMRAESWNRIPIIRMTSINLEPGDMTLEELIKGVDKGIYVETNKSWSIDDKRLNFQFGTEIGWEIRNGELGDMIKNPTYTGITYEFWRSCDGIANRDYWNVWGVPNCGKGEPVQTMHVSHGTSPARFRNVRVGVMK
- the htpX gene encoding zinc metalloprotease HtpX, giving the protein MKKTLYELRSENIRKTYIFLIIFSLILFAVGYILVYLFKWGITGFVLLGMFIIIYNIVVYNNSDKIALASVGAVPADPERFYVLHNVVEEVAIAAGIPKPKVYIMDEPQPNAFATGKNPESASICVTTGLLSMMNREELQGVIAHEMAHIRNYDILLMTVVGIVAGLIIILRDLILRGMWFGGERRRERDNEAGSILLLIGIILAILSPILVALIRAAISRQREFLADATGAYIVRDPYGLASALKKIASYQKPMKRASEATAHLFISSPFPGQRYFATHPPIEERIKRLLSITI
- a CDS encoding TldD/PmbA family protein encodes the protein MRGREEVINSLKEGLSISNADEVELLFLGKESILTRYANSTIHQNVKESNSEIRVRVVIGKKIGFSQTNDLSKEGIKKAVLDAEKIAKVTKEDPDFVKLPEPEKGKEIKTFFEENLNVRPEDMAEKVVNVIKRAERKNLIASGAFSFDIDEYAVVNSRGIEKYQPYTSFFFTTVIMGENSSGYADRFSMKFSEIDEESLADEAIERTLMAKNPKDIEPGKYEVILTEYAVEDVISFLSYLGFGAKQFHQGTSFLSGKIGEKIMGENITIWDDGLNPEGAPIPFDFEGVPKKKVMLIENGVARGIVYDSYHAFKYHTKSTGHALPQPSSFGPLPLNIFMKEGTSSLSDMIKNVKKGILISRFHYTNPLDPKRVIITGMTRDGTFMIENGKISYPVKNMRFTQNMIEMLNGVVEISKNRKKQKGMIHVSVVPCIRVKEFNFTGKTEF